The Oceaniferula marina sequence GCCAAGCTCTCGAAGTCGATGAAGCCAAGCACCACGACATCAAACTTGCGCTCGACCGCGAGAGCCAGGACCTCATCACCCGGGTATTACTCACCGCTTTCCCCGATCACGCACTGTATGGAGAAGAAGGGCTCGCAGGCAATCAGGATAGTGATTACCAATGGATCGTCGATCCCATCGACGGCACGGTAAACTATTTTTACGGTATCCCCCACTACTGTGTCTCCATTGCCCTGCGACACAAAGGAGAGCTCATCGTCGGCGTGATCTACGACCCCAGTATGGACGATATGTGGGAGGTGGAAAAAGGAGGCCCGGCCCTACTCAACGGCAAAGCCATTCAAGTCAGCCCTCGCACCAAGCTCGAAGAGTGCGCCCTGTTTGTTGGCTGTGGAAAAGACGAAGAATCTCTCAGCACCGGCTTGGAACGCTTTCGCAAGGCTTCGCTCAAAGCACGTAAAATGCGCATGATGGGCAGCGCGGCTCTTGGAATGGCCTACATCGCCTCAGGCCGACTCGATGCCTATGTC is a genomic window containing:
- a CDS encoding inositol monophosphatase family protein; its protein translation is MTHLEVATQAARQAGAFLKEHFGQALEVDEAKHHDIKLALDRESQDLITRVLLTAFPDHALYGEEGLAGNQDSDYQWIVDPIDGTVNYFYGIPHYCVSIALRHKGELIVGVIYDPSMDDMWEVEKGGPALLNGKAIQVSPRTKLEECALFVGCGKDEESLSTGLERFRKASLKARKMRMMGSAALGMAYIASGRLDAYVESRISLWDIAAGQLLLEAAGGKTDLTPVPGYSDAYSIVATNGKIPIEEIL